Below is a genomic region from Thermodesulfovibrionales bacterium.
AAAATGCCTTGAAGGCAGGGGATAGAACTAGGGTATCTGTTCTCAGACTCCTGAAGTCTGCCCTCAAAAACAAAGAGATAGAACTAATGAAACCCCTTAGCGATGAAGACTGTCTGGCTGTTATATCCTCACAGATCAAACAGAGAAGGGACTCCATTGAGCAG
It encodes:
- a CDS encoding GatB/YqeY domain-containing protein yields the protein MPLIEKIEEDFKNALKAGDRTRVSVLRLLKSALKNKEIELMKPLSDEDCLAVISSQIKQRRDSIEQ